The proteins below come from a single Zea mays cultivar B73 chromosome 8, Zm-B73-REFERENCE-NAM-5.0, whole genome shotgun sequence genomic window:
- the LOC100191936 gene encoding SWI/SNF, matrix-associated, actin-dependent regulator of chromatin subfamily B member 1 has protein sequence MKTVSLGASRPSTVNFRMPTRDNLVPIRVDVEVDGQRYRDAFTWNPRDPDSEIISFAKRTAKDLKLPANFVPQMLQSIQGQLAEFRSYEGQEMQIKEKIVPLKIDLRVNNTVIRDQFLWDIGNLDSDPEEFARTLCDDLNITDPEVGPAIAVSIREQLYEIASQSVSVMREKQMSKKGRRAPEFSSNSKAVNNAVDLFKYFGSKGSVIRKRKEWYLYEPVVDVVANDEDGKEEANNSSRPKKRADEEKAASLQSL, from the exons ATGAAGACGGTTAGCCTCGGCGCCTCTAGGCCTTCCACTGTCAACTTCCGCAT gccgacgaGGGACAACCTCGTGCCTATACGCGTCGACGTCGAGGTGGACGGCCAGCGCTACAGGGACGCCTTCACCTGGAACCCGCGAG ATCCCGACTCGGAGATAATCAGCTTCGCTAAGCGGACGGCCAAGGACCTCAAGCTGCCGGCCAATTTCGTCCCCCAGATGCTCCAGTCCATCCAG GGGCAACTTGCGGAGTTCCGTTCCTACGAGGGGCAGGAgatgcaaatcaaagagaagATTGTGCCTCTGAAG ATTGACCTCCGAGTGAACAACACTGTAATTAGGGACCAATTCTTATGG GATATCGGCAACCTTGATAGTGACCCTGAAGAATTTGCGAGGACACTGTGTGATGATTTGAATATTACAGACCCTGAAGTTGGG CCTGCAATAGCTGTTTCCATCCGTGAGCAGCTTTATGAG ATTGCTAGTCAGAGCGTCTCTGTTATGAGAGAGAAGCAAATGTCAAAGAAGGGAAGGCGAGCACCAGAATTTTCTTCAAATAG TAAAGCCGTGAACAATGCAGTGGATTTGTTCAAGTATTTTGGCAGCAAAGGGAGCGTCATCCG GAAAAGGAAGGAATGGTACCTGTATGAGCCTGTTGTTGATGTGGTAGCTAATGACGAAGACGGGAAAGAGGAGGCTAATAATTCTAGCAG GCCGAAGAAAAGAGCCGACGAAGAGAAAGCTGCAAGCCTTCAGTCCCTTTGA
- the LOC109941614 gene encoding uncharacterized protein, which produces MFGRGSPRINMILSKSATKKPSPKGGDPRKHGGSPKEKLRAAWNSSLEKTLVDLLHDHKTADYWGQNGWTTEAWKKIVKEFHQREQYVYFTKTQIQDKERELKRDYRLLKDAKNQSGAHFDEKTGRITADPALWKNILTSHPKAKKFRNKSFPLYEALGELYDVKLYCAGQTAEGTYNYTSTQLPDLTQVGNGDEFVNIEHEQDEVKETLPAHEEDDVHVVEAGDATSGRHDLVLQRRTTAARGNNEETRTKRHKKGDNLEGIMGRYIDMRIKQAEEEATQLAKEREEKEASQVADFSIKKCISIIGTMEVTKEEKAKAYNVFKDLDNRQFS; this is translated from the exons ATGTTTGGAAGGGGTTCTCCAAGAATCAACATGATCTTATCAAAAAGTGCAACAAAGAAGCCTTCTCCTAAAGGTGGTGATCCAAGAAAACATGGAGGTTCTCCAAAAG AGAAATTAAGAGCCGCTTGGAACTCATCTCTAGAGAAGACTCTTGTGGACCTCTTGCATGATCACAAGACAGCTGATTATTGGGGTCAAAATGGATGGACAACAGAAGCATGGAAGAAAATTGTCAAGGAATTTCATCAGAGGGAACAATATGTCTATTTCACAAAGACACAAATACAAGATAAGGAAAGAGAGTTGAAAAGGGACTATAGGTTGCTAAAGGATGCAAAGAATCAAAGTGGAGCTCATTTTGATGAGAAGACAGGGAGGATTACGGCTGACCCAGCTTTATGGAAAAATATACTGACTTCTCATCCTAAGGCTAAAAAGTTTCGCAACAAGTCTTTTCCTCTATATGAGGCCTTGGGGGAGCTTTATGATG TAAAACTTTATTGTGCGGGGCAAACAGCTGAAGGGACCTACAACTACACCTCCACCCAACTTCCAGATCTTACTCAAGTAGGAAATGGAGATGAGTTTGTCAACATAGAACATGAACAAGATGAAGTGAAAGAAACCTTGCCGGCGCATGAAGAAGATGATGTCCATGTAGTTGAGGCAGGAGATGCAACAAGTGGAAGGCATGATCTGGTGCTGCAGAGGAGGACTACTGCTGCAAGAGGGAACAATGAAGAAACAAGGACAAAGAGGCATAAAAAGGGCGATAACCTAGAAGGAATAATGGGAAGATACATTgatatgagaataaagcaagctGAGGAAGAAGCCACACAACTAGcaaaagagagagaggaaaa GAAGCGAGTCAAGTTGCAGACTTCTCAATCAAGAAATGCATATCCATTATTGGTACAATGGAAGTTACAAAGGAGGAAAAAGCGAAAGCCTACAATGTCTTCAAGGACCTTGACAATAGGCAATTTTCTTGA